The following are from one region of the Paenibacillus bovis genome:
- a CDS encoding DNA polymerase III subunit alpha produces the protein MTPFVHLHVHSEYSLLDGAARIQDLVASAAAAGMTSLALTDHGVMYGAIPFYKACLQHGIKPIIGCEAYYTAGSRKEKAARKDQPIHHLLLLAKNETGYRNLMKLCSVGHLEGFHYKPRIDAEALQQYHEGIICLSACLGGEIPQHLLHGQLDEARKAALRYQQIFGEDFYIELQDHGLAEQKKVTPLLIELARELNIPLVATNDVHYLTEEDAKTQDVLICIGTGKTVEDESRLRIPTNQLYLKNGEQMAALFRYVPEAIENTATIADKCHLELTFGTSLLPAYHPLPEGMNAGAYLAQLCQEGLIRRYEKTPLWNDPEERQGLEERLAYELSVIGNMGFDDYFLIVWDFMNYAHRQGIATGPGRGSSAGSLVAYVLQITNVDPIRYKLLFERFLNPARVSMPDIDIDFSDLRRDEMIDYVVEKYGRDRVAQIITFGTLAARAAVRDVGRALNVPYTDTDKAAKLIPAQIGVTIQRSLDQVPELKERYAKSAPVREMIDTALKVEGMPRHASTHAAGVVISSGPLTDVVPLQEGSEHAVLTQYTMENLEAIGILKMDFLGLRTLSIIERCLEWVKEQTGENIDFDRIPVDDPETYRMLSQGDTMGVFQLESPGIRRVLRDLKPSEFEDIVSVNALYRPGPMDFIPRYIEAKHGRAVPEYPHNDLKPILEDTYGIIVYQEQIMQIASTMAGFSLGEADLLRRAVSKKKREVLDQEREHFVQGSLQQGYTEQDANVVYDMIVRFADYGFPRAHATAYGVLAFQTAYLKAHYPVQFIASMLTAVMGTHRKVAEYVLECQRVGVEVLPPDVNTSGITFTPVLEDLALPHQLGENPAEDVTEHAQLSRENSDSNRDRLEANSIGDQTVESAQITGHIRFGLGAVKNVGTQAINSIIKERAERPFDSLVDFCRRVDPKACNKRVIESLIQAGAFDTLPGHRAQLLQMLDETIKEAAKWRKEREELQIEMFDFDLGEKPNWEVSYPDIPPFTSGEQLEFERELLGLYLSGHPLDDYERAIEESGLSRLMNLHEAEDDSMVAVAGMVVSLKAITTKQGKSMAFMEMEDQIEKCEVVMFPEVWRKYNELVDKGVLLVIRGRLQKQEEEGFKLLAEEAVPLTPASAGEMAEKARQRRSKAPAGASSASRRPAAKSNTQPAAAGTGRASSAGGASASPASSSSGSKAAVEQNSTSKPSQTVYIKITREAQQAGRLEQLKQLLSSHPGQLGTVLFYEESQKLLDLSDSYRIKPSPALFQEMEQMLGEGTVKVK, from the coding sequence ATGACCCCATTTGTACATTTGCATGTGCATAGTGAATACAGTCTGCTGGACGGGGCTGCGCGTATCCAGGATCTGGTCGCGAGCGCGGCGGCGGCAGGGATGACTTCGCTGGCACTGACGGATCATGGCGTAATGTATGGTGCCATCCCGTTTTACAAAGCCTGCCTACAGCATGGCATCAAGCCGATTATTGGCTGTGAGGCGTATTATACGGCCGGATCACGCAAGGAAAAGGCAGCACGCAAAGACCAGCCTATTCACCACTTGTTATTACTGGCCAAAAATGAAACAGGCTACCGGAACCTGATGAAGCTCTGCTCTGTCGGTCATCTGGAAGGTTTTCATTATAAACCGCGTATCGATGCGGAAGCACTGCAGCAGTATCATGAAGGAATTATTTGTCTCAGCGCCTGTCTTGGCGGAGAAATTCCGCAGCATTTGCTGCATGGACAACTGGACGAAGCGAGAAAGGCAGCGCTGCGTTACCAGCAGATTTTTGGAGAAGACTTTTATATCGAGCTGCAGGATCACGGTCTGGCTGAACAGAAAAAGGTCACACCACTGCTGATCGAATTGGCACGTGAACTGAATATACCGCTTGTAGCAACCAATGATGTGCATTATCTGACCGAAGAGGATGCCAAAACGCAGGATGTACTGATCTGTATCGGTACCGGCAAAACGGTAGAGGATGAGAGCCGTCTGCGTATCCCGACCAATCAACTGTATCTCAAAAATGGCGAGCAAATGGCAGCACTGTTCCGCTATGTACCGGAAGCGATCGAAAATACGGCTACTATTGCAGATAAATGCCATTTGGAGCTTACTTTTGGCACTTCGCTGCTGCCTGCTTACCATCCGCTGCCGGAAGGCATGAATGCAGGTGCCTACCTGGCGCAGCTGTGTCAGGAGGGTCTAATCCGGCGCTACGAAAAGACTCCTTTATGGAATGATCCCGAAGAGCGTCAGGGACTGGAAGAGCGACTGGCTTACGAACTATCGGTAATCGGTAATATGGGATTTGACGATTACTTTCTGATCGTATGGGATTTTATGAATTATGCCCATCGCCAGGGAATCGCTACCGGACCGGGGCGGGGATCGTCTGCCGGTAGTCTGGTCGCTTATGTATTGCAGATTACCAATGTGGATCCGATCCGCTACAAGCTGCTGTTTGAGCGTTTCCTGAATCCGGCGCGGGTATCTATGCCCGATATCGATATCGACTTCAGCGACCTGCGCCGGGATGAAATGATCGATTATGTGGTGGAAAAATACGGACGTGACCGGGTTGCGCAGATTATTACTTTTGGTACGCTGGCTGCGCGCGCCGCGGTACGGGATGTGGGACGTGCGCTGAATGTACCTTATACCGATACCGACAAAGCAGCCAAGCTGATTCCGGCACAAATTGGTGTAACGATTCAGCGTTCACTTGACCAGGTACCGGAATTAAAAGAAAGATACGCCAAATCCGCGCCGGTACGCGAAATGATCGATACGGCACTCAAGGTCGAAGGCATGCCGCGTCATGCGTCTACCCATGCGGCAGGCGTTGTTATTTCCAGTGGTCCATTGACTGATGTCGTTCCTCTGCAGGAAGGCAGTGAGCATGCGGTGCTGACACAGTATACGATGGAGAATCTGGAAGCGATCGGTATACTTAAAATGGATTTCCTGGGTCTGCGTACATTGTCCATTATCGAGCGCTGTCTGGAATGGGTGAAGGAACAGACTGGAGAGAACATTGATTTTGACCGCATTCCGGTCGATGATCCGGAAACTTATCGAATGCTCAGCCAGGGTGATACCATGGGCGTGTTCCAGCTGGAGTCTCCGGGTATTCGCAGAGTGCTGCGTGATCTGAAGCCGAGCGAATTTGAAGATATCGTCTCGGTCAATGCGCTGTATCGTCCGGGTCCGATGGACTTTATTCCACGCTACATCGAAGCCAAGCATGGCCGCGCTGTACCGGAATATCCGCATAATGACCTGAAGCCGATTCTGGAAGATACGTATGGCATTATCGTCTACCAGGAACAGATTATGCAGATTGCTTCTACTATGGCAGGATTTTCACTAGGAGAAGCGGATCTACTGCGGCGAGCCGTATCCAAGAAAAAGCGGGAAGTGCTCGATCAGGAACGCGAACACTTTGTGCAGGGCAGTCTTCAGCAAGGGTATACCGAGCAGGATGCCAATGTCGTGTACGATATGATTGTGCGTTTTGCCGATTATGGATTCCCGCGTGCTCATGCGACGGCTTACGGTGTGCTGGCTTTCCAGACCGCCTATCTCAAAGCTCATTATCCGGTACAATTTATCGCCTCTATGCTGACTGCGGTAATGGGAACGCATCGCAAAGTGGCGGAGTATGTGCTGGAATGCCAGCGTGTCGGTGTCGAGGTACTGCCGCCGGATGTGAATACGAGCGGAATTACCTTTACCCCGGTTCTGGAAGATTTGGCTCTACCACATCAGCTAGGAGAGAATCCTGCTGAAGATGTAACGGAACATGCGCAGCTATCCCGGGAAAATTCGGATAGCAATCGGGATAGACTGGAAGCTAATTCTATTGGTGACCAGACAGTGGAATCAGCACAAATCACCGGGCATATCCGTTTTGGACTCGGTGCGGTCAAAAATGTCGGTACCCAGGCGATCAACAGCATTATCAAGGAACGCGCAGAGCGTCCATTTGATAGTCTGGTTGATTTCTGTCGCCGCGTAGACCCCAAAGCCTGCAACAAACGTGTTATCGAATCCCTGATCCAGGCCGGAGCATTTGACACGTTGCCAGGACATCGCGCCCAGCTGCTGCAGATGCTGGATGAGACGATCAAGGAAGCAGCCAAATGGCGCAAGGAACGCGAGGAGCTGCAGATCGAGATGTTCGATTTTGATCTTGGCGAGAAGCCCAACTGGGAAGTCTCGTATCCGGATATTCCGCCATTTACATCTGGCGAACAGCTGGAATTCGAGCGCGAGCTGCTGGGGCTATATTTATCGGGTCATCCGCTGGATGATTATGAACGGGCGATTGAAGAGTCTGGTTTGTCCAGGCTGATGAACCTGCATGAAGCCGAGGATGACAGTATGGTAGCCGTAGCAGGGATGGTCGTTTCGCTCAAAGCGATCACGACCAAGCAGGGCAAATCGATGGCCTTTATGGAAATGGAAGACCAGATCGAAAAATGCGAGGTTGTCATGTTCCCCGAGGTATGGCGTAAATATAATGAGCTTGTGGATAAAGGGGTACTGCTCGTAATTCGGGGAAGACTTCAAAAACAGGAAGAAGAAGGCTTCAAGCTGCTTGCCGAGGAAGCGGTGCCGCTCACCCCGGCATCCGCTGGCGAAATGGCCGAAAAAGCACGCCAGCGGCGCAGCAAAGCACCAGCCGGTGCTTCATCGGCATCCCGGCGCCCGGCAGCTAAAAGCAATACACAGCCTGCAGCAGCAGGTACAGGCAGAGCTTCTTCCGCTGGTGGCGCTTCGGCTTCTCCTGCGTCGTCTTCCTCCGGCAGCAAAGCTGCTGTCGAACAGAATAGTACAAGCAAACCAAGCCAGACCGTGTATATCAAAATTACCCGCGAAGCCCAGCAGGCAGGACGGCTGGAGCAGCTCAAACAGCTGCTTTCCAGTCATCCCGGTCAGCTCGGTACCGTCCTTTTTTACGAGGAAAGCCAGAAGCTGTTGGATCTGAGCGACAGCTACCGGATCAAGCCATCGCCTGCGCTGTTCCAGGAAATGGAACAAATGCTCGGCGAAGGCACTGTAAAAGTCAAGTGA
- the accD gene encoding acetyl-CoA carboxylase, carboxyltransferase subunit beta has product MFRDLFQKKKKYATIPSQRWSNESASDEPSQERPKREIPEGLMNKCSKCGTIHYSKELEKNLKVCSNCGYHMRLNAIERIVMLVDEGQFTEMDAGMESIDPLNFPGYAKKLEQQKMNSGLRDAVITGEGMIEGHRAMLAVMSFDFFSGSMGSVVGEKITRAIEAADERNLPLIMFSTSGGARMQESIISLMQMAKTSAALSRFQDNGGLYISVITDPTMGGVSASFATLGDVIIAEPGALFGFAGRIVIEQTIRQKLPDNFQTAEFNLEHGQLDMVVHRKDMKTMLSDLLGYHSGKGGF; this is encoded by the coding sequence GTGTTTAGAGATTTATTCCAGAAGAAGAAAAAATATGCGACCATTCCTTCACAGCGCTGGAGCAATGAGTCCGCATCAGATGAGCCGTCGCAGGAACGCCCAAAACGGGAAATTCCGGAAGGACTAATGAACAAGTGCAGCAAGTGCGGTACGATTCATTACAGCAAGGAACTGGAAAAGAACCTGAAAGTGTGCAGCAACTGCGGCTACCATATGCGCCTGAATGCGATCGAACGGATCGTCATGCTGGTGGATGAAGGCCAGTTTACGGAAATGGATGCCGGTATGGAATCTATTGATCCGCTGAACTTCCCGGGTTACGCCAAAAAGCTGGAGCAGCAAAAAATGAACTCCGGCCTGCGTGATGCTGTGATTACAGGTGAAGGCATGATCGAGGGGCATCGTGCGATGCTCGCGGTGATGAGCTTTGACTTTTTCAGCGGAAGCATGGGCTCGGTGGTCGGGGAGAAAATTACCCGTGCGATCGAAGCAGCAGATGAGCGCAATCTGCCGCTGATCATGTTCTCCACATCCGGCGGTGCCCGTATGCAGGAGAGTATTATCAGTCTGATGCAGATGGCCAAAACGAGTGCGGCATTGTCGCGCTTCCAGGATAACGGCGGTCTGTACATATCCGTCATCACGGATCCGACGATGGGCGGAGTATCTGCGAGCTTTGCGACACTTGGCGATGTGATTATCGCTGAACCGGGTGCGCTGTTTGGCTTCGCCGGACGAATCGTTATCGAGCAGACGATCCGTCAGAAGCTGCCTGATAATTTCCAGACAGCCGAGTTCAACCTGGAGCACGGACAGCTGGATATGGTTGTTCACCGCAAAGACATGAAGACTATGTTGTCCGATCTGTTGGGCTATCATAGCGGGAAAGGGGGATTTTAA
- a CDS encoding acetyl-CoA carboxylase carboxyltransferase subunit alpha, producing the protein MAGEMPFEMPLVELRKKIDELKQFGQEKGIDFADEINRLEERYRQMESEIYTHISPAQKMHLARNQQRPTTLDLIPLIFTDFIELHGDRMFGDDLAIVGGLARLEGQPVTVIGHQRGKDTKDNIARFFGSPHPEGYRKSIRLMKQAEKFGRPIVTFIDTKGAYPGNTAEERGQSEAIARSLWEMARLRVPVICVVIGEGGSGGALAIGVGNRVLMMENAIYSAISPNGAASILWKDASKADQAAEAMKITADDLLQMEIIEGIVPEPRGGAHKDYEATGAALKEHLLMHLQELSGMDGDALVEQRYQKFRKIGEFAERRVSSNFFGSSSESEQTNVEKAEDESMQPIDHTIKHFSSLTEPSADEEAPRTPPH; encoded by the coding sequence GTGGCAGGAGAGATGCCTTTTGAAATGCCTCTCGTTGAATTGCGTAAAAAGATCGACGAGCTAAAGCAGTTCGGTCAGGAAAAAGGAATTGATTTCGCTGATGAAATCAATCGTCTGGAAGAGCGTTATCGCCAGATGGAAAGCGAAATCTATACACATATCAGCCCGGCGCAGAAAATGCATCTGGCCCGGAATCAGCAGCGTCCTACGACGCTGGATCTGATTCCGCTTATTTTTACGGATTTTATCGAACTGCATGGTGATCGCATGTTCGGTGACGATCTGGCGATCGTTGGTGGACTTGCACGTCTGGAAGGTCAGCCGGTAACGGTTATCGGTCATCAGCGCGGCAAGGATACCAAGGATAATATCGCACGTTTCTTTGGCAGTCCCCATCCCGAGGGCTACCGCAAATCGATCCGTCTCATGAAGCAGGCGGAGAAATTTGGCCGCCCAATCGTGACATTTATTGATACCAAGGGTGCGTATCCGGGTAATACAGCAGAAGAGCGCGGTCAGTCTGAAGCAATCGCCCGCAGCCTGTGGGAGATGGCCAGATTGCGTGTGCCTGTCATCTGTGTAGTCATTGGCGAAGGCGGAAGCGGTGGTGCGCTGGCGATAGGTGTAGGCAACCGTGTACTCATGATGGAAAATGCTATTTATTCGGCGATTTCACCGAATGGTGCAGCTTCTATCCTGTGGAAAGATGCTTCCAAAGCCGATCAGGCTGCCGAAGCGATGAAAATCACGGCAGATGATCTGTTGCAAATGGAGATTATCGAAGGGATTGTTCCCGAACCTCGCGGTGGCGCCCATAAAGATTACGAAGCAACTGGAGCCGCTCTGAAAGAACATCTGCTGATGCATTTGCAGGAATTGTCCGGTATGGACGGCGATGCACTGGTTGAGCAGCGTTATCAGAAATTCCGCAAGATCGGTGAATTTGCGGAACGACGGGTAAGCAGCAATTTCTTTGGAAGCTCAAGCGAGAGCGAGCAGACGAACGTCGAGAAGGCAGAGGATGAATCTATGCAGCCGATAGATCATACCATCAAGCACTTTTCTTCATTGACCGAACCGTCGGCAGATGAGGAAGCTCCGCGCACTCCGCCTCATTAA
- the pyk gene encoding pyruvate kinase has protein sequence MRKTKIVCTIGPASESLENTKKLIMAGMNVSRLNFSHGDFEEHGNRIKNIKQASKELGKTVAILLDTKGPEIRIGKLKEEPIDLVQDEYITLTTEEILGDQHRLTVSYQDLPGDVEVGSTILIDDGLIGLSVVQVLGTEIKCRIVNGGQIKGRKGVNVPGVNISLPGITEKDANDIIFGIEQGVDFIAASFVRKASDVLEIRKLLEEKGAPHIQIISKIENQQGVDNLDEILEVSDGLMVARGDLGVEIPAEEVPLVQKRMIEKCNRAGKPVITATQMLDSMQRNPRPTRAEASDVANAIFDGTDAIMLSGETAAGKYPVESVLTMSRIAEKAESALNYREIFLKQSHAQQTTVTEAISQSVASCAMDLNATAIISSTESGHTARVVSKYRPQAPIIAVTTKEQTMRRLALTWGVLPVKGTEAHSTDELFDIALQGGKDSGLLKEGDLVVITAGIPLGKSGSTNLIKVAQMSAK, from the coding sequence ATGCGCAAAACGAAAATTGTATGTACGATTGGACCGGCAAGTGAGTCCTTGGAAAACACGAAAAAACTGATCATGGCAGGTATGAACGTATCCCGCCTGAACTTCTCCCATGGTGATTTTGAAGAACATGGCAACCGTATCAAAAACATCAAACAAGCCAGCAAAGAACTGGGTAAAACCGTAGCAATCCTGCTGGATACCAAAGGTCCGGAGATCCGTATCGGCAAACTAAAAGAAGAGCCGATTGATCTGGTTCAGGATGAGTACATCACGCTGACTACCGAAGAAATCCTCGGTGACCAGCATCGTCTGACTGTATCTTACCAAGATCTGCCGGGAGACGTGGAAGTAGGTTCCACAATTCTGATCGACGATGGTCTGATCGGTCTGAGCGTAGTACAGGTTCTGGGTACTGAAATCAAGTGCCGTATCGTTAACGGCGGACAAATCAAAGGCCGCAAAGGCGTTAACGTACCGGGCGTGAATATTTCCCTGCCAGGTATTACTGAAAAAGATGCGAACGATATTATCTTCGGTATTGAGCAGGGTGTAGATTTCATCGCTGCTTCCTTCGTACGTAAAGCAAGTGACGTACTGGAAATCCGTAAATTGCTTGAAGAAAAAGGTGCTCCGCACATTCAAATCATCTCCAAAATCGAGAACCAACAAGGCGTGGACAACCTGGATGAAATCCTGGAAGTATCCGATGGCCTGATGGTAGCCCGTGGCGACCTTGGTGTGGAAATCCCTGCCGAAGAAGTACCACTGGTACAAAAACGCATGATCGAAAAATGTAATCGTGCAGGCAAACCGGTTATCACAGCAACTCAAATGCTGGATTCCATGCAGCGTAACCCGCGTCCGACCCGTGCGGAAGCAAGTGACGTAGCCAACGCGATCTTCGATGGTACAGATGCAATCATGCTGTCCGGCGAAACAGCTGCTGGTAAATATCCGGTAGAATCCGTACTGACAATGTCCCGCATTGCAGAAAAAGCGGAATCCGCACTGAACTATCGTGAAATCTTCCTGAAGCAAAGCCATGCACAACAAACTACAGTAACTGAAGCAATCAGCCAATCTGTAGCGAGCTGCGCCATGGATCTGAATGCAACAGCGATCATTTCTTCTACAGAATCCGGTCATACTGCACGCGTGGTATCCAAATATCGTCCGCAAGCACCAATCATTGCGGTAACGACTAAGGAACAAACGATGCGTCGTCTGGCTCTGACTTGGGGCGTACTGCCAGTTAAAGGCACAGAAGCTCATTCTACAGATGAACTGTTCGATATCGCCCTGCAGGGTGGTAAAGATTCCGGTCTGCTCAAAGAAGGCGATCTGGTTGTTATCACAGCTGGTATCCCACTGGGTAAATCCGGTTCTACAAACCTGATCAAAGTAGCACAAATGTCCGCGAAATAA
- a CDS encoding acyl-CoA thioesterase, whose amino-acid sequence MAREKLQLPSEWHGISFRVRYQENDPMGVVYHTNYLNWFELGRTEMIRDLGFRYRDMEAAGVLLPLVDASLSYGRPARYDDRVAVYTRIVNFSRLRIDYEYKIHLLADEDDHLVGDASAVGPRMTFPDGAELPGEPLTGGFTKHVWVSREFTPVRLDKVLPQLYDSLVRSLQ is encoded by the coding sequence ATGGCTAGAGAAAAACTGCAGCTGCCAAGCGAATGGCATGGAATTTCATTTCGGGTGCGTTACCAGGAAAATGATCCGATGGGTGTTGTGTATCATACCAATTACTTGAACTGGTTCGAACTGGGGCGGACCGAGATGATCCGTGATCTGGGATTTCGTTACCGGGATATGGAAGCGGCAGGAGTGCTGCTCCCTCTGGTAGATGCTTCGCTGAGTTATGGTCGTCCGGCACGATATGATGATCGGGTGGCTGTCTATACACGGATCGTCAATTTCTCCAGATTGCGGATTGATTACGAATACAAAATTCACCTGCTTGCGGATGAGGATGATCATCTCGTAGGTGATGCTTCGGCTGTAGGACCGCGTATGACTTTTCCCGATGGCGCTGAGCTGCCTGGAGAGCCGCTGACAGGCGGTTTCACCAAGCATGTATGGGTGAGCAGGGAGTTTACTCCGGTGCGGCTTGATAAAGTTCTGCCGCAGCTGTATGATTCACTTGTACGGTCTTTGCAATAG
- a CDS encoding FxsA family protein translates to MKKWIAALIIIVPLLEWYIFLQMIEWIGGWNTLILLILTSLIGIVMMRFEGRKVLEDTKALINANQPPGRKMLDGLCVFIGGIMLVLPGFVLDVIGFTIVFPLTRPLYRNLLLKWIEKRMKKGSITIYRP, encoded by the coding sequence TTGAAAAAATGGATCGCTGCATTAATTATTATTGTGCCGCTCCTGGAATGGTACATTTTTTTACAAATGATTGAATGGATCGGTGGTTGGAATACGCTGATTCTGCTCATATTGACCTCGCTGATCGGCATTGTCATGATGAGGTTCGAAGGACGAAAAGTACTCGAAGATACCAAAGCCCTGATCAATGCCAATCAGCCGCCCGGCCGCAAAATGCTGGATGGATTATGTGTGTTTATCGGCGGCATCATGCTCGTTTTGCCGGGCTTTGTACTGGATGTGATCGGCTTTACTATCGTATTTCCGCTGACTCGTCCGCTGTATCGCAATCTGCTGCTCAAATGGATTGAGAAGCGGATGAAAAAAGGTTCCATTACGATATACCGTCCCTAA
- the ytvI gene encoding sporulation integral membrane protein YtvI, translated as MNITIRNRILRGLWVLVAIIITAIAVRYLFPLLYPLLLAWLFAYAMNPLIRILQRRLRFPRWLAVSVSLLLYFGGLITLLSLLVTRLVQETINLTETFNEHVDSWRQMLIGWTQNDQIQSITDEISTFLQQNPYQDTINNNLNQTTQSVSGMVSGIVTSILNMVLDFLTALPNFAWIIVVVVLSAFFISNSWERHTRIVAGWFPSSIRQPATAIWSDLQKALFGYVKAQFILISITGIIVIIGLFILNVESALLIGLLIGMVDLLPYLGVGIVMIPWALYNFMSGDLKLGIGLSVLYVIVLIVRQMMEPKILASNVGLDPLATLISMFVGLKLFGALGLLIGPVTLVFVSALNRANVFRDLRNYIVNGRVR; from the coding sequence TTGAATATTACTATCCGCAACCGGATTCTTCGAGGCTTATGGGTACTGGTAGCCATTATTATTACGGCTATCGCGGTACGCTATTTGTTTCCCCTGCTCTATCCACTGCTGTTGGCCTGGCTGTTCGCGTATGCGATGAATCCATTGATTCGTATACTGCAGCGCCGGCTGCGTTTTCCACGCTGGCTCGCGGTATCGGTCTCGCTGCTACTGTACTTTGGCGGATTGATTACATTATTGTCGCTGCTCGTGACCCGGCTCGTGCAGGAGACGATTAATCTGACAGAGACATTCAACGAGCACGTAGACAGCTGGCGCCAGATGCTGATCGGCTGGACGCAAAATGACCAGATTCAATCTATTACCGATGAAATCAGTACCTTTTTGCAGCAGAATCCTTATCAGGATACGATCAACAACAATCTGAATCAGACGACCCAGAGCGTATCGGGTATGGTGAGTGGCATTGTGACCAGCATACTCAATATGGTACTTGATTTCCTGACGGCACTGCCGAATTTTGCCTGGATTATTGTCGTGGTGGTGCTATCGGCTTTCTTTATCAGTAATAGTTGGGAGCGGCATACGCGTATTGTCGCTGGCTGGTTTCCTTCGAGTATCCGCCAGCCGGCAACCGCGATCTGGAGCGATTTGCAAAAAGCCCTGTTCGGCTATGTCAAAGCCCAATTTATCCTGATTTCCATTACCGGCATTATTGTGATTATCGGGCTGTTTATTCTCAACGTGGAATCCGCTTTGCTGATCGGACTGTTGATCGGCATGGTCGACCTGCTGCCGTATCTGGGGGTAGGTATCGTCATGATCCCATGGGCACTGTATAACTTTATGAGCGGAGATCTGAAGCTGGGAATCGGTCTCAGTGTACTGTATGTTATTGTACTGATTGTACGGCAGATGATGGAGCCCAAAATACTCGCCAGCAATGTAGGTCTGGACCCGCTGGCTACCCTGATCAGCATGTTCGTCGGTCTGAAGTTATTCGGTGCTCTCGGACTGCTGATCGGTCCGGTCACTTTGGTATTCGTATCGGCACTGAACCGGGCCAATGTATTTCGCGATCTGCGCAATTATATTGTCAACGGAAGAGTCCGGTAG